The stretch of DNA CCTACACAGCCATGAGCTATCTAAAGCAATGCCGAGGGAGGCGGGAGAGGACTCGTTTCAATGTTTGATATTTCCGACTTTTTCTTGACAGGCTGAATGATTAACGTTGTCAAAAACCTGAACGTGGATGGGAGCAAAGcctgtaaaacaaaaacgcaggggaaaacaaatttcttgaaCTACAAATTTTTTACCGAAATGCATCCTTGTTCGTGAAATGTGCCTCTTCATTTAGGGTTATATGATTCtgctttttatttggttgtcAACTTACAGATAGCTGACCGGTaaccaatgttttttttattcaaggcgcttaattaagtttttaaacaattaaagaagatatcatttttgtctttataCGTCACTGGTCATTTTCTATCAAATTTGCGGTGCCGGgtattttccttctctctatACTCTTTCTCTATTCGTTTGCCTAATAACAATTACGCAGTCCAAAACGGCTTCTTCACCTCGCTAATGGTGTAATTGAGAAACACTGCTGTGATTATACTCTGATCTCAACTCTCTTCATGGTGAGTCTTAGCTTTGTAGAGCTTAAACAGCTATTACGAGAGAAGAGTGACTAAACTAATGTCAAGTTAATCGACTTTGActttctgttaaaaaaatattaatttacatCCATACCGGTTTGAGATTTGGTGAAATTCTTGAACTATTACTTCTAATGTCTGAAAGAAGAATGGTACcggtataaaaataataaaatgtacaAATAATCTAAAACTATATTATAGTAAGAACAACTTTCCAGCATGTAGCACAGCAGTATAGGTACCTAAATACTGATGATTAGTGATTACTAATGATTAAGGCTTACTTACTTAATCACCACAACAATCAACCAGTATAATATACAATTATACTATCAAATAAACTAAAGCTGGTGAGTAATGGCAATAAGCCAATAAATCAATTGGTGTGAAGCGACAAAATAGACGAGTTTTAACAGCAGTAGTGAGATTTTATAATGAAATCACATCAgctcaactttatttttcctttgggTATAGAAACATGAAGAAGATTTGCAATGTGAAATCAAATCAGTTCTAATATTATGTATCTTCTGAGCTCATATTCAATTACATCACATATCCAACAAAAACACATAcgtaaacatttgaaaaacagaTTGCCAAGACGTCAAGAGACGGCCAATTTATAAGtgagaacaataaaaaaaatagaaaattcggTTATTACACGTTGATCGTATAcacaatattatatatttgggtTGAATGAATTTCTTCGAAAACACATTAGAAAGTAACAATTCCGTTAAATATAACATTATGCAACATTATAAGTCACGTGCGACAAGCAATCATCTAGCTATGCTATACTGcaatttacattttcattttgcacTCTGTAAATGtgcaaatatgaaaaaattgaaagcatTATTTTTGACCGACACAAGAACTTGATTGCATATAAGAACATGAAAACGTCATTGAATTGGAAAACGGCCGTATTATAGATGTATCTTAGGCTGTAATGCCATGAACACTGTTGACGATGGATTGTCCGGAACCGCTAGTCGTCGTGTGGCCAGAGTTCACTAAGGAACTGGACGATCCGTGCTGATGCGCCGTCGCTGCGGAATTGCACGACTGAAGGTACATGTAGTAATTGTAATTATAGTTGTAGTTATGCGCGGTGGATGGCTCTGAGCTGTTGCACATGGGAGTGGATTGCGCGGTGATTGTCATGGGCGGCCCTTGCGGTGGTCGAAATCCAAGACCGACGTTGATGTTGAGACCGACGCCGAGGATGTCTGTGACACTGTGAGAACTAGGCCAAGATATGGCCGGAGATGGGCGACTGGGTGACAGAGGAGCGTTATTGCGTGACGAGGCGTGAGGTCCGATGCTTGTCGTGGCGATAGGCGACTGATGGTGAACGCCGACACCGACTCCGACGCTGACTCCGCCGTACGGGGAATATGGCGGATACAAGGGATTGTACAGAGCTGAACCCGAAGAAGTAGTCTGGTTGCCCACGCCAGAAGTACTCATttgatggtgatgatggtggtgcTTGTCATAATGCACAACTCCGTTGCCTGTCACGGTAATATCATGTATACCTGTTGCACCGTTACTACGCATATCCTTTACCGGTCACttttatcaattttacaaAGAAATTGGACTTGCCTGTCAGGTGCGCCATGGTTCCGATTTTATTCCGGAGAATACGGGAAATGGAGCTCACCGATGGGACGTTATACTTGTCGCAAATGCCATCAGCCAGAAGTCGATCACGAATTTCCCATGCAAAGATTCCCGGATCTTTACTCTTAAGCTCTTTGATGTATCCAACTACCTACGAAtgttagaaaatattttttaaaaagggcgtcgcatttttttatttttttacaaattggATGCTATGAAACTAGTTTCAGAATAcgattcatatttttttttttcaattaaaatttactttgGGAGTAGTGACTCGAGGCTTTGATCCTCCAATGGCACCAGGCAAAATAGATCCCGTCTCGTGGTAGCGAGCAAGTATTTTGGATACACATCCATGGGAGACTCTGAGCTGACGCGATATGTCACATGGGCGGATGCCAAGTTGGGCCAGTTCAACAATACGCAATCGAACGGCGTTGGGCAGTGGTCGGCCGTTCACAAACACCCCACCGAGTTGATTTACCTCGCCGTACTGCGATATTTGCGTGTCGCCTATTAcccaacataaaaaaataaatgcgaaATATTAATACAAGTTTCACCTTTCTCCATACAGATAAATTTTTATAGTTATATTATGCGTTATTATGACCATGCTGACgtgctcgttttttttacggtacaaaggaaaaacaaacttcCGTATTTTGGGCCTATACGTACACATTCTTGAATACGGAGGATTGGCTTATGATTCGTTTTTATCTGAAAATGACAATGACTAATTTGGTTCAATACGGTTATATAGCAAAGCGGAGACTACAGAattcttacattttttgtCGCAGTAAATTATTGGACTTTcctacaatttaaaaaacgcgCACAGTTTTTAGTCTCAAGTCTCGACGTCGAAATATCGACTAATAGACGAAAATCTAAGGCATCACGTAAAAAACTATGGGAACTGcctacatttttatttttttttcctgccgGGTAAATCTCACatagtagaagaaaaagagagtaaATTAGAAGAATGTCGGGTGGCGGATATCCTTAGAAGTAACACTTCAAACATTTCCAGTTTCGAGCATGACATTGACGTGCTCCCTGCCGCGTGCTCCCAAGAAATCTTTTCTCGTCCTCCTCAACTAAAAAATGCATTGCATGAGACGGGcaaacgtcgtcgtcgtggatGGGATTTGTTCAAAAGATCCTGACATTCCGAAATCCTTGGCAAAAGCACAGAGACAAAATTGCGGGATAAATTCTTTTTAGGAAGGAAATAAAGAGTGCTACTGACTGAGAGACAAAGTAAAGATGCTTGCTAATGCTATGGATTCAGAAATTCGTAACAGAGTTCAGAAAAAAGCATATTTATTTTAAGCTGTTTAAAAACATAGACTTTTTTTGAGACTTTTTTTGAGAGAACATTTctcacaaaagaaataaaattaacacaTCGTTATTGTTCTATAAAGACTTGCTAACAGCTGCTTATAACAGCTCCCTGCTCCCTATATCAATTTTCTGTAATCGCGTGgatcttgaaaaaattatatttttatatttttacaacTGGGCtcgtttgaaaatgaataatctAATTTAAATCTAATTTATTATCtaattttattggtaaaaaatCCCTGAGTATACCATGCCGCTATATTGCCGCTTGTCGATACACGATGGATTAGTCACGAGTTTTTGGCGAAAGTGGATGTAATGACCTTCGCGATGAAGTTATTTCTCCATCacctcaaaataaaatttctcactaacgagaaaatgtttttaggTTTTTCAGTGTAACCATTGGGCAACATATAATTGTTTTGCTGCAAAAAGTTATACAGATGATGGATGACTATTGgactgaaaataataaattaaaaaaaatggttgattttcttaaatttttatcaattagCAGACGGAATAATAAGTAatgaatataaaataaataataataaaagacttGATGATGGCATTTCTTTAAGAAGcttaaaaaaagcaaaaagtaatttttttaaacacacgCTGCTTAAGTGCTTATAATAATTACAGTAATTCACAAAATCTACAAACAAGCAACTGTGGCAGTTGCGgccaaaatagaagaaaaaccgTGTATAAATTTTAACCAAGAGACCGCAGTAACCCGCAACATCTGCACATTTAAACCAGATATCTAATTGAACGGGATTTGCTGATTTGATAAACACAACCAGTCAACACAGACATAAACTAGGCGCCATACGATAAGTCGTGACATCTTACAGAGAATAAGCTGCGTGTGGTCGACGAAATGGTAAAATCAACACTAACCATCGATGGAAAGGTCACGAACTAGCTCAAAGGAAATGCCGGTTaaggcttgtttttttttttaacgacttTTACCCTCGCCGTTTTGATAGCTCAGcaacatttctcttttcaatgAAAGGcaaacatttccttttgtccAAATTGGGTGTGAGGCAAAAGTAAAATGTGTCCGTAATCTTTACTACTCCCAATCAGCGATCGGCAAAATCCCGGTTTTTTCGATGAGAGCTTATCCACAGTAAAGTAGAGCCTATAATGAAAAGGAAGCGAAGTAGGACCAAGGGAGATTACTTGCCCATTGCGCAGATGCGATTGTTTCAAGGTGTTGTTCCAAAATGCCGTAAGGACAAGGCATGCAGGTATAATCCGACGCACTTCACTACTGTTAACGAAATCTGgaaatttctctttaaaaaatgaaccgAAGACGAGCACATAGCTACTCACACTACAGAAGTTGAATTTGTTCCTTTAGGCTTGACCCGTTTCATTTCCATTGCCCAACCCGCAAGAACGTGCTAGAA from Daphnia pulex isolate KAP4 chromosome 4, ASM2113471v1 encodes:
- the LOC124192215 gene encoding paired box protein Pax-1-like isoform X2, with the translated sequence MPCPYGILEQHLETIASAQWASDTQISQYGEVNQLGGVFVNGRPLPNAVRLRIVELAQLGIRPCDISRQLRVSHGCVSKILARYHETGSILPGAIGGSKPRVTTPKVVGYIKELKSKDPGIFAWEIRDRLLADGICDKYNVPSVSSISRILRNKIGTMAHLTGNGVVHYDKHHHHHHQMSTSGVGNQTTSSGSALYNPLYPPYSPYGGVSVGVGVGVHHQSPIATTSIGPHASSRNNAPLSPSRPSPAISWPSSHSVTDILGVGLNINVGLGFRPPQGPPMTITAQSTPMCNSSEPSTAHNYNYNYNYYMYLQSCNSAATAHQHGSSSSLVNSGHTTTSGSGQSIVNSVHGITA
- the LOC124192215 gene encoding paired box protein Pax-1-like isoform X3, producing the protein MGDTQISQYGEVNQLGGVFVNGRPLPNAVRLRIVELAQLGIRPCDISRQLRVSHGCVSKILARYHETGSILPGAIGGSKPRVTTPKVVGYIKELKSKDPGIFAWEIRDRLLADGICDKYNVPSVSSISRILRNKIGTMAHLTGIHDITVTGNGVVHYDKHHHHHHQMSTSGVGNQTTSSGSALYNPLYPPYSPYGGVSVGVGVGVHHQSPIATTSIGPHASSRNNAPLSPSRPSPAISWPSSHSVTDILGVGLNINVGLGFRPPQGPPMTITAQSTPMCNSSEPSTAHNYNYNYNYYMYLQSCNSAATAHQHGSSSSLVNSGHTTTSGSGQSIVNSVHGITA
- the LOC124192215 gene encoding paired box protein Pax-1-like isoform X4, whose translation is MGDTQISQYGEVNQLGGVFVNGRPLPNAVRLRIVELAQLGIRPCDISRQLRVSHGCVSKILARYHETGSILPGAIGGSKPRVTTPKVVGYIKELKSKDPGIFAWEIRDRLLADGICDKYNVPSVSSISRILRNKIGTMAHLTGNGVVHYDKHHHHHHQMSTSGVGNQTTSSGSALYNPLYPPYSPYGGVSVGVGVGVHHQSPIATTSIGPHASSRNNAPLSPSRPSPAISWPSSHSVTDILGVGLNINVGLGFRPPQGPPMTITAQSTPMCNSSEPSTAHNYNYNYNYYMYLQSCNSAATAHQHGSSSSLVNSGHTTTSGSGQSIVNSVHGITA
- the LOC124192215 gene encoding paired box protein Pax-1-like isoform X1, which produces MPCPYGILEQHLETIASAQWASDTQISQYGEVNQLGGVFVNGRPLPNAVRLRIVELAQLGIRPCDISRQLRVSHGCVSKILARYHETGSILPGAIGGSKPRVTTPKVVGYIKELKSKDPGIFAWEIRDRLLADGICDKYNVPSVSSISRILRNKIGTMAHLTGIHDITVTGNGVVHYDKHHHHHHQMSTSGVGNQTTSSGSALYNPLYPPYSPYGGVSVGVGVGVHHQSPIATTSIGPHASSRNNAPLSPSRPSPAISWPSSHSVTDILGVGLNINVGLGFRPPQGPPMTITAQSTPMCNSSEPSTAHNYNYNYNYYMYLQSCNSAATAHQHGSSSSLVNSGHTTTSGSGQSIVNSVHGITA